The sequence AAATAAACAGGAGAATACTCACCAGCCGGAGCGTCAACGAACAGAAAATTGTCTTCCTGTACGATTCACTAAATCATGTGGTTAACGAACGTGAATACATAGGAGAAAATTTAAATACCGAAAAAAAATATTTTTATGACGGCAACATGCTGGCAAAGGTAATGGGATATAACGCCAAAGGCAATTTGGTAGCGGAAATCGATTATGTTTATAACGAGGAAGGATATCTGATTAAAGAAATTCAAAAAGCGGGTAGCGCGGTTAATGAAGTGGTCTATAACTATGACGAACGGGGTAATTTGATTACGGTCAGAAACAAACAAACCGTTCGTCAAATGAATTACGACAAAAACAACAACCTGATCGAGGACAAACTTTTCCTCTCGGACGGATCGCGTCAATACAGGGTAACGTTTTCATATTATAAAAACGGATTGCAGCACGAAGAAATTCGTTATGCAAACGACGAACGTCCCGCTTATCTGGCGGTTTATGAATACGAATTTTATTGATGATTAAATTCCTCTCGATAGGAGGCGCTCGGGAAGTAGGCGCCAATTCTTATTACCTTCAGATTGACGGAACGGGAATATTGCTCGACTGCGGAATTCACCCGCGCAAGAAAGGACTCGATTCGCTGCCTCTGTTCGACTTGTTGGAAAATTATCCGCTTGATTTTGTGATTATATCACACGCCCATCAGGATCATGTCGGCGCTTTGCCGTTTTTGATAAAGAAATTTCCGCACGTAATTATTTACACGACTCCTTATACGAAGGAATTGGTGTCCGTTACCCTTCACAATGCGGTGAATATTCTTAAGAAGGAAACAAACGGAGAAGAAAACATTTCTTTTTTCACTCACGAAGAAATAGATCTTCTCGTAAGAAGCATACGCGATTACGATTATAATGAAGAATTTGAACTGCGGGGTTTGAATTCCTCCGCTCAATTAAAAGGATGTTTCTTCGACGCAGGTCATATACTCGGATCGGCAATGGTGATGATAAAAACGGACGACAAAAAAATTTTGTATACGGGCGACATGAATTTGTCCGATCAATCGATTGAAATTGGAGCGGACCTCGAAGCATTGAACGATGTGGATTTTTTGATAATGGAATCGACTTACGGCGATACCAACACGAAATTGACGGGTAATTGGGAATCGGAACGCAATCGATTCATAAACGAATTGAACAAAATTATTTCAAAAGGCGGGTCTGTTTTGATTCCCGTTTTTGCGCTAGGGAAAATGCAGGAAATGTTAATGCTGATTTATGAAGCCATAAGAAGCGGCAAACTGACAGATGCGGAAGTTTATACCGGAGGAATCGGCAGGGAAATATCAAGCATTTATGACCGGTACCGATACGTGGTCAGAAGAAAAAATCGCGATACGGAGCTCAAACAAATTCCCCAATCGAATTTGTATGAAATTAACGATTATAACCATTACAAAAAAAATCCTGGGTATCTGCTGGCGTCCAGCGGAATGATGCTCGAAGGCACTATGTCGTTTCAACTGGCGGAATTCTGGCTCAAACAAAAAGACTTCGCTGTTTTCGGAGTCGGATATATGGACCCCGCAACTCCGGGATATAAAATTATAAATGCAAAAAATAATGACGCGCTGAAATTAAGAGGCGATAGGGAAATTAACGTAGAGTGCGAAATTAATCGTTTCTATTTTTCGGCGCATGCAAACAGGGACGGTCTGATAAATTTCGCAAAGAGTTTGAAACCCGAAACGGTTATTCTCGTTCACGGAGAAGAATCCGCGCAGAACTGGTTGGGTTTTCATTTGCTCGAATCCGATCCCGGCATTAAACTCTTCTCGGCGGAATTGGGAAAAGAAATCATCCTGAGGGACTAACTTTTTCATTTCAATTTTATCCGAATTAATATAACTTATGGTAGAAATTGAAGAATTGAGATGAGAAAGATTTTTTATCTATTATCGCTTGTTTCGATTATTTGCTCGTGCAGAGAGGAGCTTCCCGTCGAAGAAGAGCCGTTTTATCCGTCGTTATTCGTCAAACCCGAAATTTTCTCTCCCGCTGAAGGCGATCTATATTATACGGGAAGTAAAATGGAGATAAAGTGGGAAATGCCAGGCAGCGTCGAAAAGGTTTATATTCGTCTGCTCAGAAAAACTGTGGTCAAAGAGATAATTTCCGCTGAGACCGAAAACGACGGTGAATTCGAATGGAATATCGACGTAAACATTAAACCTTCAATTCACTACAGAATTGAAATAGCGAATCACGACTCGCATTATCCCGTTGTTACGAGCGATTACTTTATAATAAAATCCGGTCTGGCGCCATAACAATCCAATTGTAAAATTGAACAAAAACCCCTAAGTTCAAATTCACAAAAAAATTTCTTCATGTACATACTTGGAGTTTCGGCATATTACCACGACAGCGCAGCCGCATTAATAAAAGACGGCGAAATTGCCGCTGCCGCTCAGGAAGAAAGATTTACGCGCAGGAAGCATGACTTCAGGTTTCCGATTAATGCGGTTAATTTCTGTCTCGACTATACGGGAATAAAAATTTCCGACGTCGACCTGGTTGTCTATTACGACAAACCGTTTTTGAAATTCGAGCGCCTCCTGGAAACATATCTTGCTTATGCCCCAAAAGGGATCTCTTCTTTTTTGAAAGCAATGCCGATCTGGATTAAAGAAAAACTATGGATAAAAGAACAAATAAAAGACAAACTCAATTACGACGGAAACATTCTTTTTCCCGAACATCATCAATCGCACGCAGCATCGGCATTTTTCCCTTCGCCGTTTAAGGAAGCCGCCTTCCTTACTATCGACGGCGTCGGCGAATGGACAACCACCAGCTACGGGATTGGTAAAGAAAATAAAATTACAATACTTGCCGACATTAAATTTCCTCATTCAATTGGTATGCTCTATTCGGCGTTTACTTATTATACGGGATTCAAAGTAAATTCCGGCGAGTATAAAGTAATGGGTCTGGCTCCTTACGGCGTTCCGAAATATGTTGATTTGATTTATGACAATCTTAT comes from Melioribacter roseus P3M-2 and encodes:
- a CDS encoding RHS repeat domain-containing protein, producing MKKFMKALMMMVFILVPLITMSLIVQCGNTHENKTAEIKDVNEKKDAKPEERKEIKDQPAKELEKAAQLKVKVRRKKAGFFLRNGQRPSKLTLIEELYFNEKGQRTKLIRYTATGGTDLVYQFAYDNSGKLISTEVYDNFGNLTTRRESEYDDGGNEINRRILTSRSVNEQKIVFLYDSLNHVVNEREYIGENLNTEKKYFYDGNMLAKVMGYNAKGNLVAEIDYVYNEEGYLIKEIQKAGSAVNEVVYNYDERGNLITVRNKQTVRQMNYDKNNNLIEDKLFLSDGSRQYRVTFSYYKNGLQHEEIRYANDERPAYLAVYEYEFY
- a CDS encoding MBL fold metallo-hydrolase, encoding MIKFLSIGGAREVGANSYYLQIDGTGILLDCGIHPRKKGLDSLPLFDLLENYPLDFVIISHAHQDHVGALPFLIKKFPHVIIYTTPYTKELVSVTLHNAVNILKKETNGEENISFFTHEEIDLLVRSIRDYDYNEEFELRGLNSSAQLKGCFFDAGHILGSAMVMIKTDDKKILYTGDMNLSDQSIEIGADLEALNDVDFLIMESTYGDTNTKLTGNWESERNRFINELNKIISKGGSVLIPVFALGKMQEMLMLIYEAIRSGKLTDAEVYTGGIGREISSIYDRYRYVVRRKNRDTELKQIPQSNLYEINDYNHYKKNPGYLLASSGMMLEGTMSFQLAEFWLKQKDFAVFGVGYMDPATPGYKIINAKNNDALKLRGDREINVECEINRFYFSAHANRDGLINFAKSLKPETVILVHGEESAQNWLGFHLLESDPGIKLFSAELGKEIILRD
- a CDS encoding Ser-Thr-rich GPI-anchored membrane family protein, whose product is MRKIFYLLSLVSIICSCREELPVEEEPFYPSLFVKPEIFSPAEGDLYYTGSKMEIKWEMPGSVEKVYIRLLRKTVVKEIISAETENDGEFEWNIDVNIKPSIHYRIEIANHDSHYPVVTSDYFIIKSGLAP